The Meiothermus sp. CFH 77666 genome has a segment encoding these proteins:
- a CDS encoding metal-sensitive transcriptional regulator, with product MNTTDLNGETLDSILKRLRRIEGQVRGLQKMVEEGRPCEEVLTQMTATKKAMESASTLILQEFLTLCATDIAKGDSQKPAQIAAMLRKFAG from the coding sequence ATGAACACCACCGATCTCAACGGGGAAACCCTGGACAGCATCCTCAAGCGCCTGCGCCGCATCGAAGGGCAGGTGCGGGGTTTGCAGAAAATGGTGGAGGAGGGCCGCCCCTGCGAGGAAGTGCTCACCCAGATGACCGCCACCAAGAAAGCCATGGAGTCCGCCTCTACTCTGATCCTTCAGGAATTCTTGACCCTCTGCGCTACCGATATCGCCAAAGGCGACAGCCAAAAACCCGCCCAAATTGCAGCGATGCTGCGCAAGTTTGCCGGATAA
- a CDS encoding 3-oxoacid CoA-transferase: MKKVPQITPEEAAALVKDGDVLLVGGFGMTGNPVHLLHALAERPVKNLTYVGNNVGEPGLGGGRLLRNGQIKKAIGSYFTSNPEAVQAALQGRIEVELLPQGSLAEALRAGGAGLGGFYTPTAAGTLLAKGRETRVIGGREYVLVEPIRGNVAFIRAWKADTAGNLVYRMTEQNFNKAMATAADLVVAEVEQIVPVGALEPNQIHTPGCYVDYLVEARMTPEFLGSSASVEGGKKADPRRLAMARRALQELKPGDVVNLGIGIPTLVADLITPEMGIILHTENGMLGVGPAPEEGGAMDYPVNAGKIPVTALPGASYFDSADSFAMIRGGHVDVAIMGGLQVDEEANLANWAVPGKPLLGVGGAMDLASGARRLIITMTHTNPDGSPKIVPRCDLPLTAQGAVDLVITELAVFGYPGGRLTLLELMPGATLEEVRARTQARFAEALRG; this comes from the coding sequence TTGAAGAAGGTTCCGCAGATTACCCCCGAAGAGGCCGCCGCTTTGGTCAAGGACGGCGACGTGCTCCTGGTGGGCGGCTTTGGTATGACCGGCAACCCGGTGCACCTTTTGCACGCCCTGGCCGAGCGGCCGGTCAAAAACCTCACCTACGTAGGCAACAACGTGGGCGAGCCGGGCCTGGGTGGGGGCAGGCTGTTGCGCAACGGCCAGATCAAAAAGGCCATCGGCTCTTACTTCACCTCCAACCCCGAGGCGGTGCAGGCCGCTTTGCAGGGCCGGATCGAGGTAGAGCTGCTACCCCAGGGCTCTTTGGCTGAGGCCCTGCGGGCCGGGGGAGCTGGCCTGGGCGGCTTCTATACCCCTACCGCCGCGGGCACCCTGCTGGCCAAGGGCCGGGAGACCCGGGTTATCGGTGGGCGGGAGTACGTCCTGGTGGAGCCCATCCGGGGCAACGTGGCCTTTATCCGGGCCTGGAAGGCCGATACCGCCGGGAATTTGGTCTACCGCATGACCGAGCAGAACTTCAACAAGGCCATGGCCACCGCCGCCGACCTGGTGGTGGCCGAGGTGGAGCAGATCGTGCCGGTAGGGGCGCTCGAGCCCAACCAGATCCACACCCCCGGCTGCTACGTGGACTACCTGGTGGAGGCCAGGATGACCCCGGAGTTCTTGGGCTCCTCGGCCTCGGTGGAGGGCGGCAAAAAGGCCGATCCCAGGCGGCTGGCGATGGCGCGCCGGGCTCTACAGGAGCTGAAGCCGGGTGACGTGGTCAATCTGGGCATCGGCATTCCTACCCTGGTGGCCGACCTGATCACCCCCGAGATGGGAATCATCCTGCACACCGAGAACGGGATGCTGGGGGTGGGCCCGGCCCCCGAGGAGGGGGGGGCCATGGACTACCCGGTCAACGCGGGCAAGATTCCCGTTACCGCCCTGCCCGGGGCCAGTTACTTCGACAGCGCCGACTCCTTCGCTATGATCCGCGGGGGGCATGTGGACGTGGCCATCATGGGCGGCCTCCAGGTGGACGAAGAGGCCAATCTGGCCAACTGGGCCGTGCCCGGCAAGCCCCTTCTGGGGGTGGGGGGGGCCATGGATCTGGCCAGTGGGGCCCGGCGGCTCATCATCACCATGACCCACACCAACCCCGACGGCTCGCCCAAGATTGTACCCCGCTGCGACCTGCCCCTGACCGCCCAGGGGGCGGTGGATCTGGTCATCACCGAGCTGGCGGTCTTCGGTTATCCCGGGGGCCGGCTCACCCTGCTGGAATTGATGCCGGGGGCCACCCTGGAAGAGGTGCGGGCCAGAACCCAGGCCCGGTTTGCGGAAGCCCTGCGGGGCTGA
- the pcaD gene encoding 3-oxoadipate enol-lactonase, producing MTRIAKVNGLVLHYRLEGQGPPVVFINSLGSDLRIWDAQAEGLAPDFQVLRYDKRGHGLSEAPPPPYTLADHTRDLKALLDCLGLERASLVGVSVGGMIALDFARTHPERTRALVLMDTGARIGSVESWNERIKAIQETSLAEVARGVVARWFTPQFFKERPAEAQGYYQMLARTPVEGYIGTCTALRDADLRGQLSGVKAPALVLCGAQDSSTPPTLSEALAQELKAPLRLIEEAAHLPCIEQPRAVLSEIRAFLEVYGGR from the coding sequence ATGACGCGCATTGCCAAGGTCAACGGGCTCGTTTTGCACTACCGGCTCGAGGGCCAGGGGCCTCCGGTGGTCTTCATCAACTCGCTGGGCAGCGACCTGCGCATCTGGGACGCCCAGGCCGAGGGGCTGGCCCCCGATTTCCAGGTGCTGCGCTACGACAAACGCGGCCATGGTCTTTCGGAGGCCCCGCCACCCCCCTACACCCTGGCCGATCACACCCGGGATCTGAAGGCCCTGCTGGACTGTCTGGGCCTCGAGCGGGCCAGCCTGGTGGGCGTCTCGGTGGGGGGGATGATCGCCCTGGACTTTGCCCGCACCCACCCCGAGCGCACCCGGGCGCTGGTCTTGATGGACACCGGGGCCCGCATCGGCAGTGTGGAGAGCTGGAACGAGCGTATAAAGGCCATACAGGAGACCTCCCTGGCCGAGGTGGCCCGGGGGGTGGTTGCCCGCTGGTTCACCCCGCAGTTCTTCAAGGAGCGGCCTGCCGAGGCCCAGGGGTACTACCAGATGCTCGCCCGCACCCCGGTTGAGGGGTACATCGGTACCTGCACAGCCCTGCGGGACGCCGACCTGCGCGGGCAGCTAAGCGGGGTGAAGGCTCCGGCGCTGGTGCTCTGCGGAGCCCAGGATTCTTCCACCCCGCCCACGCTTTCCGAGGCTTTAGCCCAGGAGCTGAAAGCCCCCCTGCGGCTCATCGAGGAGGCTGCCCACCTGCCCTGTATCGAGCAACCGCGGGCGGTGCTCAGCGAGATTCGCGCCTTTTTGGAGGTCTACGGTGGACGATAG
- a CDS encoding DUF5995 family protein, translating to MSKPMSSAPIIQRMQAHLRRWEEAGDRRAVFLRCYSMMTENMLTAVARGEFQDPVWVNNLLHHFADYYFVALEAYEQDPATAPPVWQIAHDCCKSPRLKALQNLLLGVNAHINYDLVLAVSDVLQDEWEALSPQQREVRYADHCKVNVIIARTMDSVQDQVIERYDPEMDLVDKLMGSLDEWLISRLIASWRDQVWRNAIDRVVASQAERALLTQKVEKACLEIADSILFKR from the coding sequence ATGAGTAAACCCATGTCCTCTGCGCCCATCATCCAACGCATGCAAGCCCACCTTCGCCGGTGGGAAGAAGCTGGTGACCGCCGGGCGGTGTTTCTGCGCTGTTATTCGATGATGACCGAGAACATGCTAACCGCAGTTGCCAGGGGCGAATTTCAGGATCCGGTATGGGTGAATAATCTTCTGCACCACTTTGCCGACTACTACTTTGTGGCGCTGGAAGCCTACGAGCAAGACCCGGCCACAGCCCCGCCCGTATGGCAGATTGCCCACGACTGCTGCAAGAGCCCCCGGCTGAAAGCCCTACAAAACCTGTTGTTGGGGGTTAATGCCCACATCAACTACGATTTGGTGCTGGCCGTGAGCGACGTGCTGCAAGACGAATGGGAGGCCCTGAGCCCCCAGCAGCGCGAGGTGCGCTATGCCGATCATTGCAAGGTGAACGTAATTATTGCCCGAACCATGGATAGCGTGCAGGATCAGGTGATCGAGCGCTACGACCCCGAGATGGATCTGGTAGACAAGCTGATGGGTTCGCTGGACGAATGGTTGATTTCGCGCCTGATTGCGAGCTGGCGCGATCAGGTCTGGCGAAATGCCATTGACCGGGTGGTGGCTTCCCAGGCCGAGCGTGCATTGCTGACCCAGAAAGTCGAAAAGGCCTGTTTGGAGATTGCCGATTCCATCCTGTTCAAGCGATAG
- the pcaC gene encoding 4-carboxymuconolactone decarboxylase, whose product MDDSFERGLEIRRAVLGADYVAQAQARTSPFDADFQRFITEYAWGQVWGREGLERKTRHLLTLALLAALGHEHELALHLRATAHTGVSQAEVCEVLMQVAVYAGVPAANRAFAIAKEVFEEEV is encoded by the coding sequence GTGGACGATAGCTTTGAACGCGGGCTCGAGATTCGGCGGGCAGTGCTGGGAGCCGATTACGTGGCCCAGGCCCAGGCCCGCACCTCCCCCTTTGACGCCGATTTTCAACGCTTCATCACCGAGTACGCCTGGGGGCAGGTCTGGGGCCGGGAGGGCCTGGAGCGCAAAACCCGGCACCTGCTCACCCTGGCCCTGCTGGCCGCCCTGGGACACGAACACGAGCTGGCCCTGCACCTGCGGGCCACCGCCCACACCGGGGTGAGCCAAGCGGAGGTGTGCGAGGTGTTGATGCAGGTCGCGGTCTACGCCGGGGTACCGGCAGCCAACCGGGCCTTTGCCATCGCCAAGGAGGTCTTCGAGGAGGAAGTATGA
- the pcaG gene encoding protocatechuate 3,4-dioxygenase subunit alpha, whose amino-acid sequence MRPQSPSQTVGPFFAFGLVREGGNVLVNEQTKGEHILLRGQVLDGDGVPVDDALVEIWQADAQGRFRHPADPNYALADPHFRGFGRSGTAGGGFWFRTVKPGPVPPSPVPCIAVRVFARGLLVHAVSRIYFSDHDNAQDPLFASLEPARRQTLVAERQVTPAGVVYRWDIRLQGEQETIFFDL is encoded by the coding sequence ATGCGCCCCCAGTCGCCCAGTCAGACCGTGGGGCCCTTCTTCGCCTTTGGCCTGGTGCGCGAAGGGGGGAATGTCCTGGTGAACGAGCAAACCAAAGGCGAGCACATCCTCCTGCGGGGCCAGGTTCTGGACGGCGACGGCGTGCCGGTAGACGATGCGCTGGTAGAGATCTGGCAGGCCGACGCCCAGGGGCGCTTCCGCCACCCGGCCGACCCCAACTACGCCCTGGCCGACCCTCACTTCCGCGGCTTTGGACGTTCGGGCACTGCCGGGGGTGGTTTTTGGTTCCGCACCGTCAAGCCCGGCCCGGTGCCGCCCAGCCCGGTGCCCTGCATCGCGGTGCGGGTTTTTGCCCGGGGGCTGCTTGTTCACGCGGTGAGCCGGATCTACTTCTCCGACCACGACAACGCCCAAGACCCCCTCTTTGCGAGCCTCGAGCCCGCACGCCGTCAGACCCTGGTGGCGGAGCGCCAGGTCACGCCGGCCGGGGTGGTCTACCGCTGGGACATCCGGCTGCAAGGCGAGCAGGAAACGATTTTCTTTGACCTTTAG
- the pcaH gene encoding protocatechuate 3,4-dioxygenase subunit beta — MSHSENPSRVLDWSVQPPYLYSPYVATVRRAPHHPLVPLPASLLERTGPVYGEGDIGPLDHDLTQNAAKNGEPLGERIIVTGRVLDESGRGVPGVLIEIWQANAAGRYVHKNDQHDAPLDPNFMGAGRTLTDDQGYYRFVSIKPGAYPWRNHHNAWRPAHIHFSLIGRNFSERLVTQMYFPGDPLLKYDPIYQGIPNIKARERLIAAFDLETTRPEWALGYRFDVVLAGYDRTYFEEEP; from the coding sequence ATGAGCCATAGCGAGAACCCCAGCCGTGTGCTGGACTGGAGCGTCCAGCCCCCCTACCTCTACAGCCCCTACGTGGCCACCGTGCGCCGGGCCCCCCACCACCCCCTGGTGCCTTTGCCGGCCTCGCTGCTGGAACGCACCGGCCCCGTCTACGGTGAAGGGGATATCGGCCCTCTGGACCACGACCTGACCCAAAACGCTGCCAAGAACGGTGAGCCTTTAGGGGAGCGCATTATCGTGACGGGCCGGGTGCTCGACGAGAGCGGCCGGGGTGTACCGGGGGTTCTGATCGAGATCTGGCAGGCCAACGCTGCCGGGCGCTACGTTCACAAGAACGACCAGCACGACGCCCCCCTCGACCCCAACTTCATGGGAGCCGGCCGCACCCTGACCGACGACCAGGGTTATTACCGCTTCGTCAGCATCAAGCCGGGGGCCTACCCCTGGCGCAACCACCACAACGCCTGGCGGCCCGCACACATTCACTTTTCCCTTATTGGCCGCAACTTCAGTGAGCGGCTGGTGACCCAGATGTACTTTCCCGGCGACCCTTTGCTCAAGTACGACCCCATCTACCAGGGCATCCCCAACATCAAGGCCCGCGAGCGCCTGATCGCCGCTTTTGACCTCGAGACCACCCGTCCCGAGTGGGCCCTGGGCTACCGCTTCGATGTTGTGCTGGCCGGGTACGACCGTACCTACTTCGAGGAGGAGCCCTGA
- a CDS encoding DUF1175 family protein, which produces MRQGGNVQWVGRLLGWVALGFCGLVLAASLSPARPDLSDLDQDGYPDLAEFHSTAQREAFLEWFAAIAEAQFTAPSPAWRPEAQDCSGLLRFAYVEALKPKTPDWFQQFPYLPRVQAPPLSAFPLPQIGRAVFRVAPGPYRPDDVREGRLVGWASAMYLMRYSSVLLGRTPDKARRGDLLFFVRPLARGSAYHSMVYLGNGLVVYHTGYAPSEGGEVRLVSLKTLNQHPQKYWHPRPDNPYFLGFYRWKIVH; this is translated from the coding sequence ATGCGGCAAGGGGGCAATGTGCAGTGGGTGGGGCGACTCCTCGGATGGGTGGCGTTGGGGTTTTGCGGTTTGGTGCTGGCCGCATCCCTCAGCCCGGCCCGGCCCGACCTCTCCGACCTCGACCAGGACGGCTACCCCGACCTCGCCGAGTTCCACAGCACCGCCCAGCGCGAGGCTTTTCTGGAGTGGTTTGCGGCCATTGCCGAGGCGCAGTTCACCGCCCCCTCGCCTGCCTGGCGCCCCGAGGCGCAGGACTGTTCCGGCCTGCTGCGCTTTGCCTATGTGGAGGCCCTCAAGCCCAAGACCCCGGACTGGTTTCAGCAGTTCCCCTACCTGCCCAGGGTGCAGGCCCCGCCCCTGAGCGCTTTTCCCCTGCCGCAGATTGGCCGTGCAGTCTTCCGGGTGGCCCCCGGCCCCTACCGCCCCGACGATGTAAGGGAGGGCCGATTGGTGGGGTGGGCCAGCGCCATGTACCTGATGCGGTACTCGAGCGTCCTCCTGGGCCGCACCCCGGACAAGGCCCGGCGCGGCGACCTGCTTTTTTTCGTGCGCCCGTTGGCCAGGGGCTCGGCCTACCACAGCATGGTCTACCTGGGGAACGGCCTGGTGGTCTACCACACCGGCTACGCCCCCTCAGAAGGCGGAGAGGTACGGCTGGTAAGCCTCAAGACCCTGAACCAGCACCCCCAGAAATACTGGCACCCCAGGCCCGATAACCCCTATTTTCTGGGGTTTTATCGTTGGAAAATCGTGCATTAG
- a CDS encoding DNA polymerase: MGIRYLFLDMNSYFASVEQQLRPELRGKPVAVAPMLAETTCCIAASYEAKRYGIKTGTLVQDARLLCPGLEVVEARPKEYIRIHHQILRAVDTVLPVEAVLSIDELVCKLMGREQEPAEALRLGEQVKQAIYRHVGEQLRCSVGLGPNRFLAKVAAEMHKPDGLTLLRLADLPHRLYPLALRDLPGIGPCMEQRLFKHGVTTVEQLYQLSVLQLSQVWGSRVHGFAWWHRLRGADLPEAPTRRRSLSHSHVLPPVFRSEAGARAVLSRLVHRASARLRHEGYWAGSVALFVRLLDGSEKRKWDSFMRIQPSQDTLTLLRVTLRLWEQKPEGTPFKVGIALGSLIPEQELGWPLFESEQKLVRLAQAMDQANGKYGPQALYFLGMHRTEQSAVTRIAFNRIPDLDLPDI, from the coding sequence ATGGGCATCCGCTACCTGTTCCTGGACATGAATTCCTACTTTGCCTCGGTGGAGCAACAGCTCAGGCCCGAGCTGCGCGGCAAGCCGGTAGCGGTGGCGCCCATGCTGGCCGAGACCACCTGCTGCATTGCCGCGAGCTACGAGGCCAAGCGCTACGGCATCAAGACCGGGACGCTGGTACAGGATGCCCGGCTTCTGTGCCCTGGGCTCGAGGTGGTCGAGGCCCGCCCCAAGGAGTACATCCGCATCCATCACCAGATTCTGCGGGCGGTAGACACGGTCTTGCCCGTGGAGGCCGTGCTCTCGATTGACGAGCTGGTCTGCAAGCTGATGGGCCGGGAACAGGAGCCCGCCGAGGCCCTGCGACTGGGGGAGCAGGTCAAACAGGCCATCTACCGGCACGTGGGGGAGCAGCTTCGCTGTTCGGTGGGCCTGGGGCCCAATCGGTTTTTGGCCAAGGTGGCCGCCGAGATGCACAAACCCGATGGTCTTACCCTGTTGCGGCTAGCCGACCTGCCCCATCGGCTCTACCCCCTGGCGCTGCGCGACCTGCCCGGCATTGGCCCCTGTATGGAGCAGCGCCTGTTCAAACACGGCGTAACCACAGTGGAGCAGCTCTACCAGCTTTCCGTGTTGCAACTCTCGCAGGTCTGGGGCAGCCGGGTACATGGCTTTGCCTGGTGGCATCGCCTGCGGGGGGCCGACCTGCCCGAAGCCCCCACCAGGCGGCGTAGCCTGAGCCATTCCCACGTGCTGCCACCGGTGTTTCGCAGCGAGGCCGGGGCTCGAGCCGTACTGTCCAGGCTGGTGCACCGGGCCTCGGCCCGCCTGCGCCACGAAGGCTACTGGGCCGGTTCCGTAGCCCTGTTCGTGCGCCTTCTGGACGGCAGCGAAAAGCGCAAATGGGACAGCTTTATGCGCATCCAGCCCAGCCAGGACACCCTGACCCTTCTGCGCGTGACCTTGCGGCTCTGGGAGCAAAAGCCGGAGGGCACCCCCTTCAAGGTGGGCATTGCCCTGGGCAGCCTGATCCCCGAGCAGGAGCTGGGCTGGCCCCTCTTTGAGTCCGAGCAGAAGCTGGTGCGGCTGGCCCAGGCCATGGATCAGGCCAACGGCAAGTACGGCCCCCAGGCCCTCTACTTTTTGGGCATGCACCGCACCGAGCAAAGTGCCGTCACCCGCATCGCCTTCAACCGCATCCCCGATCTGGATCTGCCGGATATTTAG
- the pcaB gene encoding 3-carboxy-cis,cis-muconate cycloisomerase, whose amino-acid sequence MPYLPQESKIFGRIFADPAMALIFSDEEGLRAMLEVERALAQAQAEVGLIPAEAAEAIGGAIVGFAPDWEALAQATERDGVPVAGLVEQLRRALGEPYGRYLHYGATTQDILDTALVLRLREALVHLERGLHQTLKNLALLARKHLKTPMAGRTHAQQALPISFGFKVAGWMAPLLRQLERLEELRPRLLLVQLGGAVGTLAAMGEAGPDVQVALARRLGLGAPPMPWHTARDNLAELAGWLSMLTGALGKMAQDILLLAQSEVAEVRESADPARGGSSTLPQKGNPVQSEVIVASARANAALLAALHQALIAEHERATHGMQLEWLSLPQMFAHAATALKEARALSESLVVDAARMQANLRASRGLMLAEALQFALAPHLGMEAAKALLKEAAREALASGAHLLEVVRRKVEIPLAWDSFREENYLGSSQRFAEGVLAWAEMQLREEA is encoded by the coding sequence ATGCCCTATCTGCCCCAGGAAAGCAAGATTTTTGGCCGGATCTTCGCCGATCCGGCGATGGCCCTGATTTTCTCCGATGAAGAAGGGCTCAGGGCCATGCTCGAGGTCGAGCGGGCCCTGGCCCAAGCCCAGGCCGAGGTGGGGCTGATCCCGGCGGAGGCGGCGGAGGCCATCGGCGGGGCCATTGTGGGTTTTGCGCCCGACTGGGAGGCGCTGGCCCAGGCCACCGAGCGCGACGGCGTGCCGGTGGCCGGGCTGGTTGAGCAGCTTCGCAGAGCCTTGGGCGAGCCCTACGGGCGCTACCTGCACTACGGGGCCACCACCCAGGACATTCTGGACACCGCCCTGGTGCTCCGCCTGCGCGAGGCGCTGGTTCATTTAGAGAGGGGGCTGCACCAGACCTTGAAGAACCTCGCCCTGCTGGCCCGTAAGCACCTGAAGACCCCCATGGCCGGGCGCACCCACGCTCAGCAGGCTTTGCCCATCTCCTTTGGCTTCAAGGTGGCGGGCTGGATGGCCCCTTTGCTGCGCCAACTAGAGCGCCTGGAGGAGTTGCGGCCTCGGCTTTTACTGGTGCAGCTCGGGGGTGCGGTAGGCACCCTGGCCGCCATGGGGGAGGCCGGGCCCGACGTGCAGGTGGCCCTGGCGCGGCGGCTGGGCCTGGGAGCGCCCCCCATGCCCTGGCACACCGCGCGGGACAACCTGGCCGAGCTGGCGGGCTGGCTTTCTATGCTCACCGGGGCGCTGGGCAAGATGGCCCAGGACATTCTCCTTCTGGCTCAGAGCGAGGTGGCCGAGGTGCGCGAGAGTGCCGATCCGGCGCGGGGCGGTTCTTCCACCCTGCCGCAGAAAGGGAACCCGGTGCAAAGCGAGGTGATCGTGGCCTCGGCGCGGGCCAACGCGGCGCTTCTGGCGGCCCTGCACCAGGCCCTGATCGCCGAGCACGAGCGAGCCACCCATGGGATGCAGCTCGAGTGGCTCAGCCTGCCCCAGATGTTCGCCCACGCTGCTACCGCCCTCAAAGAGGCGCGGGCCTTGAGCGAGAGTCTGGTGGTGGACGCGGCCCGCATGCAGGCCAACCTGCGGGCCTCCAGGGGCCTGATGCTGGCCGAGGCCTTGCAGTTTGCCCTGGCCCCCCATCTGGGAATGGAAGCGGCCAAGGCTCTTCTGAAGGAGGCCGCCAGGGAGGCCCTGGCCAGCGGGGCGCACCTGCTCGAGGTGGTGCGCCGTAAGGTAGAGATCCCTCTGGCCTGGGATTCTTTTCGGGAAGAAAACTACCTGGGCTCGAGCCAGCGCTTTGCTGAAGGGGTGCTGGCCTGGGCCGAGATGCAACTCAGGGAGGAAGCTTGA
- a CDS encoding lysoplasmalogenase, which produces MNEWSGLWLGWGGLSLGGLLWAEWWQRRSFRAFFKVLCSLGFLFFALSLGLEGLFAQFVFTGLLLSAVGDVLLLFRSNRAFLAGLVAFLLAHLAYLGAFVQVGSPSLWGLLLVLLGGYFWLRWLWPHLAGWRGPVLAYGAIISLMLWVGLGVPLPQVWLGALLFYLSDLFVARERFVVQEPLNPLLGLPLYYAAQYLLAGAVR; this is translated from the coding sequence ATGAATGAATGGAGTGGGCTTTGGCTGGGATGGGGCGGTTTGAGCCTGGGGGGGCTGCTCTGGGCCGAGTGGTGGCAGCGGCGCAGCTTTAGGGCCTTCTTTAAGGTGCTCTGCTCGCTGGGGTTCTTGTTCTTCGCCCTTAGCCTGGGCCTCGAGGGTTTGTTCGCACAGTTTGTTTTTACGGGGTTGCTGCTGTCGGCGGTGGGGGATGTGCTCTTGCTGTTCAGGTCGAACCGGGCCTTTCTGGCGGGTCTGGTGGCCTTTTTGCTGGCTCATCTGGCCTACCTGGGGGCCTTTGTACAGGTGGGTTCGCCGAGCCTGTGGGGCCTGCTGTTGGTGTTGCTGGGGGGGTATTTCTGGTTGCGCTGGCTGTGGCCGCACCTGGCGGGCTGGCGGGGGCCGGTGCTGGCCTACGGGGCTATCATCAGCCTGATGCTCTGGGTGGGTCTGGGGGTGCCCTTGCCCCAGGTCTGGCTGGGGGCGCTGCTTTTTTACCTGTCCGACCTGTTTGTGGCCCGGGAGCGCTTTGTGGTGCAAGAACCCCTGAACCCCTTGCTGGGGCTGCCGCTGTACTACGCGGCCCAGTACTTGCTGGCCGGGGCGGTGCGGTAG
- the dnaX gene encoding DNA polymerase III subunit gamma/tau — MSALYRQARPTTFDEMVGQEHVKEVLLNALRSGRLAQAYLFSGPRGVGKTSSARLIAQAVNCSQNPKPCGVCEGCRLVREGRHPDVLEIDAASNNSVEDVRDLRERILLAPIMGQNKVVILDEAHMMSKSAFNALLKTLEEPPPHVVFIFATTEPERMPPTILSRTQHFRFRRLSEAEIVEKLQRILAGLGREAEQEALQLVARLADGAMRDAESLLDRLLTLEGPLTLQQTEDALGLPPQEALFAVAEALDKGQIRQALEQAQHLYTQGFAARTLAQGLLEALRAGLYGRMGLGTGPHLNQPEERIVAAMTALDEALERLLKRSDALSLELALLSAYQALHAAPVASAAPAATPAIPDFDPRPKKVEGRGPRVEGQERSSIPPSAPVSSVADLASEWRRVMNALKMTIRGFVREAEPRFEEDRLVLLFPERASFHHQGAQKHLEDIQKAVREVLGLQQVELRLGGKKKLADEPSARPFSPPGKPISPAAASIAPAVPPAEPTPAAPEHPQPLPPETLPIPSPSSAAPADTPWEEPDPSLLHPPVAGPPEPEPWNPEASLLDETPPEENEARPANEASLLEDPRFQKLVQLFGGRLRKFYPDAPREAALEAPSADAEGELD; from the coding sequence GTGAGTGCCCTTTACCGCCAGGCCCGCCCCACCACCTTCGACGAGATGGTGGGCCAGGAGCACGTCAAAGAAGTGCTGCTGAACGCCCTGCGTTCAGGAAGGCTGGCCCAGGCCTACCTCTTTTCCGGGCCGCGGGGGGTGGGCAAAACCAGCAGTGCCCGCCTGATTGCCCAGGCCGTGAACTGTAGCCAGAACCCCAAGCCCTGTGGGGTCTGCGAGGGCTGCCGCCTGGTACGGGAGGGGCGGCACCCGGATGTGCTGGAAATTGACGCTGCTTCGAATAACTCGGTGGAGGACGTGCGCGACCTGCGCGAGCGGATTCTGCTGGCCCCCATCATGGGTCAAAACAAGGTGGTCATCCTCGACGAGGCCCACATGATGTCCAAAAGCGCCTTCAACGCGCTTTTGAAGACGCTCGAGGAGCCCCCTCCGCACGTGGTTTTCATCTTTGCCACCACCGAGCCCGAGCGAATGCCCCCCACCATCCTCTCGCGCACCCAGCACTTCCGCTTCCGGCGCCTTTCCGAGGCCGAGATTGTCGAGAAGTTGCAGCGCATCCTAGCCGGTCTGGGCCGCGAGGCGGAGCAAGAGGCCCTGCAACTGGTAGCACGGCTGGCCGACGGGGCCATGCGCGATGCCGAGAGCCTGCTGGACAGGCTCCTGACCCTCGAGGGCCCCCTCACCCTCCAGCAAACCGAAGACGCCCTGGGCCTGCCCCCCCAGGAGGCTTTGTTTGCGGTGGCCGAGGCGCTGGACAAAGGGCAGATTCGGCAGGCTTTGGAACAGGCCCAGCACCTTTACACCCAGGGGTTTGCGGCGCGTACCCTGGCCCAGGGGCTCCTGGAAGCGCTGCGAGCCGGACTGTACGGGCGTATGGGGTTGGGCACCGGCCCCCACCTGAACCAGCCCGAGGAGCGCATAGTGGCCGCCATGACCGCCCTGGACGAAGCCCTCGAGCGCCTCCTCAAGCGCTCCGATGCCCTGTCGCTGGAGCTGGCCCTCCTGAGCGCCTACCAGGCCCTCCACGCAGCCCCAGTGGCCTCTGCCGCACCTGCTGCAACCCCGGCCATTCCCGACTTTGACCCCAGGCCCAAAAAGGTAGAGGGTCGAGGGCCGAGGGTCGAGGGTCAGGAAAGGAGTTCCATACCCCCTAGCGCCCCTGTATCGAGTGTGGCCGACCTGGCCTCGGAGTGGCGGCGGGTCATGAACGCGCTCAAGATGACCATACGGGGCTTTGTACGCGAGGCCGAACCCCGCTTTGAAGAGGATCGGCTGGTATTGCTTTTCCCCGAGCGGGCCAGCTTCCACCACCAGGGGGCGCAAAAGCACCTCGAGGACATCCAGAAGGCCGTGCGGGAAGTGCTGGGCCTCCAGCAGGTCGAACTGCGGCTGGGTGGGAAAAAAAAACTAGCGGATGAGCCTTCGGCCCGTCCCTTCTCGCCTCCAGGCAAGCCCATCTCTCCAGCGGCCGCCAGCATAGCGCCCGCTGTACCCCCAGCCGAGCCTACCCCTGCGGCTCCAGAACACCCACAGCCACTACCCCCTGAAACCCTTCCGATACCCTCTCCAAGCAGCGCTGCCCCTGCCGACACGCCCTGGGAAGAACCCGATCCATCGCTGCTGCACCCCCCGGTGGCCGGGCCGCCCGAACCCGAGCCCTGGAACCCCGAAGCCTCGCTTTTGGACGAAACCCCGCCCGAGGAGAACGAAGCCAGGCCCGCCAACGAGGCCAGCCTGCTGGAAGACCCACGTTTTCAAAAACTGGTACAGCTATTTGGCGGAAGGCTGCGCAAGTTTTACCCGGATGCCCCGCGCGAAGCCGCCCTCGAGGCGCCGTCTGCCGACGCCGAGGGGGAGCTGGACTGA